The Ptiloglossa arizonensis isolate GNS036 chromosome 9, iyPtiAriz1_principal, whole genome shotgun sequence nucleotide sequence AATGATTGTTAGGAGATACACCAAAACTTAAAAGCATTCTCATCTTGTTAGTATCGTTTAGAGCTGCAACTAGCTGCATTTTACGtccaaaaaaagaattattacgaGTAACATAATGATGACTTCTAAGTGGTGCATAACCAGTAGATTTCATTTTTCTGCGATAATTTGATTCTTAAAGAAAACATAgattactataaaatttaaataataattaatataatcttatataatttatacaaattacttACTGCCTGAATCAACATTATACATGCAAGGATATCCAAACTCCAAAACCTGTGGAAAATCAATTTCAATACAATATCTcttgtacaaatataaaattattttgctgTTCTTGTTGTATATAATGAATTTTAGAGTGATatgatacatatatacacacacacgcgcggcgCGCGCGTATTTACCATCGAATAGCTGTTTATGAACATATCTGAAAATGCATTTAATTCTACATTTATAGTACAGTTGtactaaaataataattgtttatgttTTAACTTGATCGtgacaatattaattttacttaaaCCAAGTTAAATTAACCAATAAAATCAAATACGATTAAAAGTAACATATAAAACTAAAATAACTGTTTTGATAAGAATATAATTAAGAACAGGTATCAGAACAGATATGTACCTTGGAACAACATTCTACAACTGGTTCTGCACTGCTTGTTGGTGTTGAATTCTGAGTATCCCcggtgtaattgaaattttctattacAAAACACGAAGGTGGAGTCGGTGGACGCAAAGCAAAAGATTCAAATTCAATACGGAGAGTATCTGGTTCATTCTCGTGTACTTCTTTCTCACTACTAATTGTAGTCGCAACAGTTGAACTGACATTACTAATTTGGTTCAACGACAGATTTTCATGCTTAACAATTGAaccatcgttcgaatcgttaccCATTTCAACACCAGAGTCCACAGATGTCATTTTAAATTCAAACGTTCGACAACGTTTTAGAAATACAACGCTCTACCTTACAAATCAACATGtactacatacatacatactgcGACAGCCcgtacgaaaataataatagatttGAAGTTTGTCACTTATCGAATATGTCGATATTTGCTGAATTCGCCACCAGAGGGATAAAAAGTGTTACATAAATTTGCAGGGAATTCTGAGTTGTAACGTGGTTTGTACCCATGGAGCACTGAGGTACCAGGCCAATAATAATCTTCTAGTCATTATATGTAGTTTTATTTACTCGAAGTCAAGTAATATATTATAGAAATCTAAGGTTTTAGTTTCTGTGCATTTATAATGTTGTATGTTTGTACGTGATGTACATTCCTCGTTGTGATACTTTTGTGCGGTGTGATTGTAAATGAACTTTTGGATTATCTAAACGATTGATTGAAtgttttattgaaataaaatgttatCAACTAGGATAATATTACGCACTACTTGTTGTACAAGTTAGTAAATGAAAACTCATTGAGTAATTTATGTTTTCTTGTAATATTTTGTACTATAGGTGTAAAATATCTTCCCTATTTATAATGCGAAACGTGTTTAGGTTTTAAgaacataaataaaataattaagtactatataataaatacttgtgttaaatatattaaaatagtcgtaataatattattccTTATATAACAgtaaaaaatcaatttatattttaattttgcagatttggtTACCACAGTCAATGAGTATCATACATCATCTGTAACATTTTTGAATCAGCAATGGAGGAGAACGTAAGATTACATTttacaaaaaacaaaaatttttaaaaatatttaatattattgaatGATTTATTTTGCTGCTTTTATGATCCTCAAATCATTATAGCAAGGGTTTAGTAAAGAATCCTAATTCTTACGGACCATTGGTTAATTTACCAGATTACTCATTCAAAGATAATAGGCCTGTTCCTTATGGCTCAAAACAGTTTCAACGTATTAAGAAACATCAAGAGTTTGGGGTatagattttaattaaaattttatatttggtATTTAAAGAATGATAGTCAtgttaacaaaatattttcctcatagaaaagaattttgaaactaGTTGGTGAAATCGATTATGCAGTAGAGAAGCATGCTAAATTGTTGaaacagaaagaagaaacaaaacaaCAGATTTTGGATGGAAAATTAAAACCCAAAGGACAGTTGttattaatgaataaataatgtttcttaGGCCATTTGGTACATCTATAATTAAGTGTAAATAATAAAGTTCACAGAATTATGATACCCTactatttattctttgttcaaaattgattGAATACACTATTTGTGTATTCAAATGGAAGGAATATTGAAGCTTATAAAATGCTAAATAACCTATTGAcatttattactttatttatattcataATTAATGGGATATTGTATTAGACGTGGAAAGTTTTCTTGTTCCACAAGAGGAATCTCATCCAATTTAATTGGAACAGGTCTTTCCTGCCTAATTTCATTACAAACGTTTTGTAGCATACTCTTAGGTACGTCTTCATCAGGAAAAATATGTAATCTTTGCATAGTATGTCGTCGTTGAAGATTTCCATGCATTGAACTGTAAACTGCTTTTTGTACAATCTGTGCACATACAAAATACATTAATTAATTGTATTGTTATTATatataaacaaattattatttaccatTGTTGGATCTTTATTATGTAATTCCCATGCAAGTGTCCAAGTTGCACCTCCATGGTACCCAGTATGATGGAAGTATACACGTTTTTGCCATTCATCTCCACGTAATgcaatatttttactatttattacAATAACATGGTCGCCACAATCATCTATAAAAGTtgttaaatgaaatataatcataataatacaaacataaatgaatataattaattacttaCTCATGGAATGATATATGGGTTTATATGTACCCATGAGATAACTTGTTATTAAAGATGCACTTTTATATGGATCTTGCCAATTTGCATCATAAATGTGCCAGATACGTGCAAAAGTACCCCATTGCTATAAATAAAAGATAGAGTCATTAATATTAGTGGAACAGATAAAAATCTTAGATGTTTAAAACATGGGATCAAACTAAGTTAATATATATGTAGGAATTtcatttgtaaatataatacctttaataaatataaagaaaatgtttttcaaatatactttgtaataatattcaaacaattattaaaacaaaacatatttattttgtaaataaataaaatctgttctaataaattaaaaagatgtaaaaaattatataaaattattgaaacaaTCAAACCTGTCCTCTACGAAGGAGAGACATAACGACTTATATTACAACATATAACTCCAGACAAAAATAAGAAAGCAACAGATTTTAAATCATGCTACTATTGTATTCTTGAGGTTAAGTTCTGAAGTTGTGTGCAAACGTCAATAATATTTTTTGAGAACTTTTTAATGTTGGTTAAACTGACAACTATTCACTTAGCTGTGTGACCACTATATAACTAGATATAAGATAgacatatgtatataattttatgtaagaagttaattaaaaaataatgaaatcctCTCCCTTTTCCTCTCATGAATTTGCTTCaaattatatgtatttttagatTTATATAGTCGTTATCAATTCTAAATCTATAGAGGATGGAGTAAGAGAAAACGAAAATTGAAGTAAATTAATAACTTTTGAGCGATTGAAGatatttcattgaaatttttatttagaaatagACAAAAATGATTGCTTTCAGAAGATATAAAAATTTCACGggttttctttatttaaaacgAGTTGTATtcttatttcttcgatttatcTGACCAGAAAAAATGTATACATATCGTTATAgtatttcttcaaatttgaacAAAGAACTAGCCAAATTGTATTTTGTTTAATGCTCTTTGAAATGACATAAATCAGATTGGTAGGAAATGTTAAAGTTGTTGATAGCATTTAATTCGGACCGCGTTTCGTACTTGCGGTAAGCAAGTTAATACGAATGTATgtcagaaaaaatagaaataatgttACGATTAATCTCAACATGTTTCGTAcagtaatttcaaattttgttaccCGAAGAGAGAAATCAAAATTCCATCGATATCCCTCTACATGAATTACAATCGAGTTTACTAAATCGAGGAAATAAAAGGAGTCcacagaaaaaataaaaattttattgttaTCCTTAATTAATTTCGCTAAGTAATTACATTATGAATCAAAataaggcaaaattggaaaagaagcGACACAACCATGGAACTACTCGGCCAAGTTTGTTTCCTTTAATATTCCGATTAAAGGGAAAGATGATCGACGACACCGAAACGAGTGCCCTGTTTCTCTCCGCATTCCGACGTGAGTTGCGCAAATGTGGTCACAACATAGTATCTTTGACAACAAAGACGATCCTCCTGAGTCTGCTGCTTTCGTGGCTTCGCGCACCCCTCTGTGATCGAACATTCTTCCCAAAAACTAAatatatcaaatttttttttaaatgttacacaaaatattctattttcaaCTTTGATACATCTTCGAAAGCTTCTATTTATGTCCGAAGtatctaaaatattattttaaatagattatctattattctttttttttaatattacagaAAATACCTCAAGATACACTACTTATATTTTAAACAgtactttaattttaaattataacaGTTGCAGACGTAAATTtagataaaatatttgataattataatgtaatatGTCTTCAGAAATGTTGAATCTGTTTATTAACACTGATAGAACATAAGGTGTATATGTTATACTtagttttaataaaatatgtaaaaataagaAAGTTACATCTGTAGtaacaaattaaatattatgatTCTTTAATCATTATGTTTCTGCAGATATTTTAGATCTGTACAAGCCATGTTCCGAAGCTTAGAAAGCTTTTTCCAATCCACTCCTCCCATTACCTTGATAGAAAGTCTAATACGGTTAGTGCCCGctcttttttatttgtttttctctTTCTAAACTATCCTTGTCTTTTACAATTGATGACAGTGATGGGGGGCCCTTTTCGTGAACCTGAATGTTTCATACTATCAAAATAACGTGGATTAAAATCTCTGCAGTTTGTTGCAGAATTAAACGTGTTACGATCTAGTTGTACAGGTATACTTAAAAAGAGTGCTAAAAAAATGACAGGGcaatttacaatttaataagtattttaatgcaataatataataataataataataattattataataattaataatatcaactaataatgttattaaatattttatacatgtacatagtaatgtatttataataattcgtATTTTATCATTAGGGAATTATTAGTGTTTAAAAGTAGCAAAGATTTTATGTAAACAGGTAAGTCTTTTTGCACTATCAGTCCTTTGTTACAAAGAGTAGTAGATTTCTTTATTCCAACTGTGTTTTTTTAAGTAGAGATTTAACAAAACAGCATTGGCATTAATTAAACAGCAATAGAATATTTCTTACAGTATGTAGTTTGTATGtacgattataaatatttgtttccttacaaatattatttgtGAGAGTATCTTATATTGGCTATTGTTTTTCTTATCTATGAATATTGATCATTGTCAAGTTACCAGGCATGTTCAGGATTCCATAAGtaatatagaaatttttgtttcatttatttgtatttctatttatatatttcattatacTCGAAAAAAGGAACTTCATTGTTCATTTAGGCAAGTATAGCACCAGGCGAACATTATTTCTCAGAGCAAATGCcgtttgtaaaaaatatgcCACAGACAGCAGgattaatataaatttaccattttatgcaataattacatttctgAGAGTATCTATTGTTTTTAGTTATTTAAATTTGCTGAACTTATTAGAGTATTCTTCATTCCATAGTTaggttgaaattttatttagtaATGAAATATTAAGCTGATCAACTTCAAAAAGGTTCATAGTGAAATAGAACTTTTGCACAAGTTCTTCAAATGTAATAGTGCTATATTTATGTAATAGATTCTACTTTGTAAGTTATTTCTACTATGAATGGAAAACTTATTTTGttataataaaaagtaaaataatttgcGATTGAAAATCTCTTGATTAGAAattagaatattaatatttttctaataattcATGATTGTCTCATTTACAATATAAGTCGGTTTTAATTAAACTTCATGAAATACTTATTAGTTATAATTAAAGTTTTACATTTGAGACTGCTGTATAAactttattacaattttattagtGGTGACATATCTAAATAAAgcacaattttttgaaaaatagttTTTCTAAAATTAGATTTGACCAATGTGATGTAATTCcataatttttctaatatttttgtttttgcagacaaatttttaatttcttttaatgtGTATACctaaagaaatgtaaaattagaAAGATCGGAAAAAGCAGGAattgaataaagaaatattaaagagaACAAGAACAATATTTACTAATACACTATATTAATATATTGCAGAATATTAATACAATGTATTGCTTATACaagtttttaatcatttatctaTATTCCATATTTAAAAAACTAagcatttttctaaaataaagaTGGTTAAAATTTGTGAGTTCACTGGTAGCTTTTGCTATTACCAAATTCTCGTTAaactatattaataataatacagaaaattaaattattattgatatattaagagattcgaatatttgttttcataattattttccatttaaatAGTTTCTCACTGAATAGAGTTATTTTAAATTGATTGTAATTGCTGAATTAATGAGAGCATTAATGCAAATAGTAGACATAATGCTTAAAGCCagcaataaatttaataataataacgaataaGTTAAGGAAGATAGACTATTagaattgtttcttattttttcaaacATATTTCTTGTTCTTCCACTTTATATCAATTTTGTCCAACATAAACTTAAAAGCTTataacgatgaaaaaataaCATAAGGCATGTTTTATATTAGATTTCAAAGTACAAAAAGTtgctattaaaatttttttttaattattccaaaTAATTTGGAAGCCAATCGACATTTGCTGCTTTTGCATTTAATATCCTGAACATTTGGTTActggatgtaagaaagtatGTAAGATAGACGTACTAAAAGCGCATTACGTAATAATACTGCGTCGAAAATTCTTACTTTGCAGTGTTTACACGCAAagcatattttttacaaaagaaaaagtaaagcTTAAATTTTATATGGTATTAATATAACGTGCTTTGCAATTTTTTTACATCTGCTAAGTGTCGACACATTCCGCGGTTATGTTCTCTGTATAAATGCAATTTATGTTTCGTAATTATTGAACCATTATAGTGATAACACAGTTGGTTCCGAATATACGATGTACCATAGTAAATCACATAATGTATAATTCTTTAGGTGAACAACTAAATCGTTCTAAACGCGTACAACGTATTtacgtaaatatttttgtataaaatgcGCTAACAATTAAATGTTCCGAAGTAACTTGTAGAGCGATGACATTTTCCTGAAAGCATCTCAAGGAAAAAATTTAGGTATACAAATTGATGTTATATATAAAACAATATGTTATAGAAATCGATGACTTTCGAGATACGGTGTAACAACTTTTATACAATAGGTATCGTTAGAACAGTACAGCAGTATAAATTCTAAAACAATGCATAAGGAAGGAAACTCTCCTTAGAGAGTGAGATCCTTCCGCAGATCGTTAATATAGAGAGGTATAGTCTTCAATAGATTTAACGATCTACTTGCGGATCCCTTTCAACTCTCTAAAGAAGCCTCTCGCCTATCACTTTAGAATATCTGTATTGCTATACTATTCTTTATCTAaaatttatgtataatttttagtCATTGACGTGATATGACGCACAAAACGCTACGCCATGTAAATCCAGTTACATAAAATCTTTGGCAAAGGCATGATTAATCATTGACCCATGATtctgtaaatatgtatataatattattgtaatcCATAAACAGCTACTCGCCATTTGTCgttttttttacataattttgaTTTCTTCCAGTGTGAGCATTCGGAAACGATCTTGCTCGTGAAATGCACCAGGTCGACATTTAATATAACACGTTGATATCGCATCAACCGACACTATCTCCCATTACTTCCGTTTTTGTTTCGTGTTCTGTGTGTTCCGATTCTTCATTCATCTCAGATTCACCATGTGCATCTACAAATTCCTGTTACCATAAAAACATAATTGAAtcgataagaataataataatattgctaATAATAAaggaataatattatattaacactttagaaactagaAATTATGGATTAAATTAATAGCATATTAAACAAAGTTTCTTACATCTCGAGTGGGATCGTCAATACTGctttctttgtttaaaatatctGTAAACGAAGAAAACATTAGCTTACTATTATAGTATATTCAGCTAAAAGTGTACGAAGTGTGCAATAAATATTATCAACCTACGTTcgggaaaaattttaaaaatgaggAACTAACCGGGTTCCGTTTGTGTTTGGCTTGATGTGCATGTTTCAGAAAATTCACGACGTTGTATATCTGCATcaagagcgtgaagacgttctCTGCTTCTACGTAATTCTTTTCTTAACCTTTCTCgttcctcttctctctcttttatgATTTCCTATAATCCGTAGGGTGTTTTTATTAAAACAGTAATCAATTTGTAAATATGTTCATTAAATTTACTTGTGATTTTTTATTTAGGGAAAATCATTATTTTGTCTCTAAACTATAGGTAAAATTTCTTCTTTAGTATAGGAAGggatatattttcttgaaaaagaaTCCTTACCAGTAATTGTGACAATTGAGATGTTAAAGAGTAACACACTGGCTGTAAGCTCGCAACCGATACCGTCGGTTGTTGAGGGTGAGGATGCATTCGTGGTGATGGACAGCCAGTCGCCTCGCAACTTGGTGTCGTTGTTAGTGCTGATGCTCCACGTGATGCAAGAACTGTTTCCGTTTCGCTTACGTTTAGTGCGGAATTTAACATTCCTACTAATTGATTcgctgaaatataaaatatagtatCGTATTgagaataattataatacaatatattttatatcagtatgtaatactttattctCTAATTGTTTGTAGATTACAACGATTTAGATTTTCCTGATTCTTCTCAGATAATGTATAAATTAACGACTATAGGCTTGGAAGTAGTTACATCTTTTATATTTTGTTGGTGAATATGAAGCAAAGTGTGGATAAATGAACGAATAACAAATATATACGAAATGATAATTAAACTTCAAGA carries:
- the Mrpl13 gene encoding mitochondrial ribosomal protein L13 — encoded protein: MSLLRRGQQWGTFARIWHIYDANWQDPYKSASLITSYLMGTYKPIYHSMNDCGDHVIVINSKNIALRGDEWQKRVYFHHTGYHGGATWTLAWELHNKDPTMIVQKAVYSSMHGNLQRRHTMQRLHIFPDEDVPKSMLQNVCNEIRQERPVPIKLDEIPLVEQENFPRLIQYPINYEYK
- the Mrpl52 gene encoding mitochondrial ribosomal protein L52; this translates as MLSTRIILRTTCCTNLVTTVNEYHTSSVTFLNQQWRRTKGLVKNPNSYGPLVNLPDYSFKDNRPVPYGSKQFQRIKKHQEFGKRILKLVGEIDYAVEKHAKLLKQKEETKQQILDGKLKPKGQLLLMNK
- the LOC143151502 gene encoding uncharacterized protein LOC143151502; its protein translation is MTSVDSGVEMGNDSNDGSIVKHENLSLNQISNVSSTVATTISSEKEVHENEPDTLRIEFESFALRPPTPPSCFVIENFNYTGDTQNSTPTSSAEPVVECCSKVLEFGYPCMYNVDSGKSNYRRKMKSTGYAPLRSHHYVTRNNSFFGRKMQLVAALNDTNKMRMLLSFGVSPNNHCTQGRTPLHVASCSGYTEMVQLLLEYGADPNQPDCIGNTPLHLAAVQCQMSVVTLLIKAGADVLSLDRHGNNPLQLAQRKLKLLQNCKGEDMLKVKEEVHNIVNMLLAYWQKQKDAHEEVEILSTFYSRLSLSNTSDQVQDDVKDLLASLDALNITSS